Proteins co-encoded in one Arachis hypogaea cultivar Tifrunner chromosome 13, arahy.Tifrunner.gnm2.J5K5, whole genome shotgun sequence genomic window:
- the LOC140177588 gene encoding protein FAR1-RELATED SEQUENCE 5-like → MLDKEKESWVMSRLELRHSHPCSAKKAVHYHEYKELTMHAKCVITDNNEAGIRPNKTYLALANKEINPNFFYAIDVDDANKFRSTLWVDARCRASYEYYGDVVSFDTTYIRNRHGLPFASFVGVNHHGKSTLLGCALLGSEETDLYANQRKWVPIFFKSEFWASMWSTQRSESMHVFYGGFLHCKSGLVQFVNEYDNVLGNNEQKELEDDVADLKGVIPCIGSTCIEREFQQKYTSNMFRILQLEGDSISVKVDEQKVFWEKAVYHTFTVEFDPLGQKVRCECNKFESPGILCCHTFAVWSYYRVGTVPSCYVLPRWSKNVIRKHTYIKSIHDVARTDESHNLFRRLCSEFYNVAQEFVACDEEAAILWSALWDAKSKMTDYRASMRSTTFAATQNTIPHRAQAVLLYMTYRDPQELRLKDGRRDVVDLHTDNDHDGSVTKRFEDSTTWNASDGCGFMSLLNSFRHR, encoded by the exons ATGCTGGAcaaggagaaggaaagttgggtTATGTCTAGATTAGAATTGAGGCATTCTCACCCCTGTTCGGCCAAGAAAGCTGTCCACTATCATGAGTACAAGGAGttgaccatgcatgctaagtgcgtCATTACGGATAACAATGAGGCTGGCATAAGACCCAACAAGACATATCTAGCACTGGCAAACAAG GAGATCAATCCCAACTTCTTTTATGCCATAGATGTTGACGATGCTAATAAATTCAGGAGCACACTTTGGGTAGATGCAAGGTGCAGGGCTTCGTATGAATATTACGGAGATGTGGTGTCGTTCGACACCACTTACATAAGAAACAG GCATGGTCTACCGTTTGCATCCTTTGTCGGTGTAAACCACCATGGGAAGTCTACTCTTCTTGGTTGTGCTTTACTTGGGAGCGAGGAGACCG ACTTGTATGCGAATCAAAGGAAGTGGGTTCCAATATTCTTCAAGAGTGAATTTTGGGCCAGTATGTGGAGTACACAGCGGAGTGAAAGTATGCACGTATTTTACGGTGGGTTTCTGCATTGCAAGAGTGGGTTGGTTCAGTTTGTGAATGAATACGACAATGTGCTTGGAAACAATGAGCAAAAGGAGCTGGAAGATGATGTTGCGGACTTGAAAGGAGTCATCCCATGCATAGGGAGCACATGCATTGAGAGAGAGTTTCAGCAGAAATACACCAGTAATATGTTCAGGATCCTTCAGCTAGAG GGTGATTCAATTTCTGTTAAAGTGGACGAGCAGAAGGTATTTTGGGAGAAGGCTGTCTACCACACTTTCACAGTAGAGTTTGACCCATTGGGTCAAAAGGTTCGGTGTGAGTGCAACAAGTTTGAATCCCCTGGTATATTATGTTGCCACACCTTTGCTGTGTGGTCATACTATAGAGTTGGCACAGTACCGAGCTGCTATGTTCTTCCTCGATGGAGTAAGAACGTCATCCGCAAGCACACTTATATTAAGAGTATCCATGATGTGGCTCGGACCGATGAAAGCCACAACCTGTTCAGGCGTTTGTGTTCAGAGTTCTATAACGTTGCTCAGGAGTTTGTTGCTTGTGATGAGGAAGCAGCCATCTTGTGGTCTGCCCTTTGGGACGCAAAGTCCAAGATGACTGATTACCGTGCCAGCATGCGTTCCACTACTTTTGCTGCGACTCAGAATACCATCCCACACAGAGCGCAGGCGGTGTTGTTGTACATGACATACAGGGACCCTCAAGAGTTAAGACTAAAGGACGGCCGAAGA GATGTTGTTGACCTTCATACAGATAATGATCATGATGGTTCTGTAACTAAAAGATTTGAGGATTCTACTACTTGGAATGCATCAGATGGTTGCGGATTCATGTCCCTGTTGAACTCTTTTAGGCATAGATAG